The following nucleotide sequence is from Agromyces sp. SYSU T00194.
AGGGCGTGGCGGTCGCCGTGCGACGGGCGCTGACGGATGCCACGAGCTGGCAGGACTACGAGTGGGAGATCGTGCACGATGCGGCCGTGCCGCCGCGCCTGCACCTCGCGCTCGACGAGGTGCTCGCGAACCGCGTGGGGGAGGGGCGACGCAAGCCGACGCTCCGCTTCTGGGAGTGGGACGAGTCGGCGGTCGTGATCGGCAGCTTCCAGTCGGTGCGCAACGAGGTCGACCCCGAGGGCGCGGCGAAGTACGGCTTCGAGGTCGTGCGGCGCATCTCGGGCGGCGGCGCGATGATGATGGAGCGCGGCAACGTCGTCACCTACTCGCTGTACGTGCCCGGCGAACTCGTGCAGGGCATGAGCTTCGCCGACTCGTACGCGTTCCTCGACGACTGGGTGCTGCAGGGGCTGCACGCGATCGGCGTCGAGGCGACCTACCAGCCGCTGAACGACATCGCGAGCCCGCTCGGGAAGATCGGCGGGGCGGCGCAGAAGCGCCTGGGCGGCGGCGGGGTGCTGCACCACGTGACCATGGCGTACGACCTCGACAACGCGAAGATGCTCGAGGTGCTGCGCATCGGCCGCGAGAAGATCAGCGACAAGGGCATCACGTCGGCCGACAAGCGCGTCGACCCGTTGCGCAGCCAGTCGGGCCTCAGTCGCGGCGCGATCATCGACGCGCTGAAGGGCACGTTCGCCCAGCTCTACGGGGCGACCCCCGGCACGGTCGCACCCGACGAGCTGGCCGAGGCGGAGGAGCTCGTCGCCTCGAAGTTCGCCACCGAGGAGTGGGTCAACCGCGTGCCGTAAGATGCCCGCGTGGACTGGTGGGTGCTTCCCGCGATCATCGCGGGCGTCGTGGTGGCGGTGATCGTCGCGACCCGGCTGGGGTGGATCGACTTCTCGAACAAGTCCGGCCGCACCTCCGGCAGCGCCGGGCTCGTCGGCATCGGCGACGAGGTGTTCGCGCCGCGCAAGCACGAGGCACAGGTCGAGCTCGACCGGCAGACCCTCCTGCCCGCACCGGCGCCGCTCCCGGGCGACGGCGACCAGGGCATCGTCGAGGCGGCGGATGCCGCCGGGCCGGCTGCGGCCGACGACGACGCGCTCCCGCAGCTGCTGCCCGACCCGGAGCCGCAGCGGCGCGCACCCGACCGCTTCGCCGGCCGCATCCGCCTCGACGTCGACTGACGCGGGCTCAGACCGCCGCGACGGTCTCGGCCAGCCGGGCGCCCCAGTCGGTCGCGCGCCCGAGCTCGCCGTCGGCGAGCGGACCCTCGTAGCCGTGCACGCCGAACGTCTCGGCCTTCGCGGCAGGCTCGAACCCGAGCCCCACGAGCTGCTTGAGCGCCTTCTTCGCCGCCGACCCCGGCAGCCGCGGTGCGACCGTGCGCGTGTCGAACGTCGCGACCCGGATGCGGTGCGGCGGCGCATCGACGGCGTCGATCCACTCGCGGATGCCGCGCTCGGGCACCTGCGTCGCCCCGCGCTCGCGGGCCGACCGGCGGGTCGCCGGCGTGGACATGCCGAAGGCGTGCGTGGGGCCGCCGACCACCAGCAGGTCGAGGTCGGCGGGCAGCGTCGCGTCCGCCGCATCCGTCGACCGCACCTCGATGTCGGCGGGCCGCAGCCCGTCGGCGATCGCCTCCGCGACGGCCGCCGTGTTCCCCCACGCCGATTCCACGATCACCAGTACCCGCATCGCTCCGCCCTCCCGTGCCGAGCCTAGGGACGGGCGCGGCGACCTGTGCGGGACCTTCGGCCCGCACGCCGCGAACTGCGGCAGACTGGGCGGGTGCCGCCGCTCGCCGGGCCCGACCGGATCATCCACGCCGACAACCTCGACGTGCTCCCGGGCCTGCCCGACGGTGCGTTCACGCTCATCTACCTCGACCCACCGTTCAACTCGGGCCGCGCCCAGGAGCGGCGCC
It contains:
- a CDS encoding lipoyl protein ligase domain-containing protein; its protein translation is MHGEYKVPGGKLVVADFDVEGDVIANARISGDFFLEPDTALDDIDGALNGLPAASDARHIAAAITGALPEGAALLGFSPEGVAVAVRRALTDATSWQDYEWEIVHDAAVPPRLHLALDEVLANRVGEGRRKPTLRFWEWDESAVVIGSFQSVRNEVDPEGAAKYGFEVVRRISGGGAMMMERGNVVTYSLYVPGELVQGMSFADSYAFLDDWVLQGLHAIGVEATYQPLNDIASPLGKIGGAAQKRLGGGGVLHHVTMAYDLDNAKMLEVLRIGREKISDKGITSADKRVDPLRSQSGLSRGAIIDALKGTFAQLYGATPGTVAPDELAEAEELVASKFATEEWVNRVP
- a CDS encoding flavodoxin family protein, giving the protein MRVLVIVESAWGNTAAVAEAIADGLRPADIEVRSTDAADATLPADLDLLVVGGPTHAFGMSTPATRRSARERGATQVPERGIREWIDAVDAPPHRIRVATFDTRTVAPRLPGSAAKKALKQLVGLGFEPAAKAETFGVHGYEGPLADGELGRATDWGARLAETVAAV